A region of Capra hircus breed San Clemente chromosome 11, ASM170441v1, whole genome shotgun sequence DNA encodes the following proteins:
- the KCMF1 gene encoding E3 ubiquitin-protein ligase KCMF1, whose product MSRHEGVSCDACLKGNFRGRRYKCLICYDYDLCASCYESGATTTRHTTDHPMQCILTRVDFDLYYGGEAFSVEQPQSFTCPYCGKMGYTETSLQEHVTSEHAETSTEVICPICAALPGGDPNHVTDDFAAHLTLEHRAPRDLDESSGVRHVRRMFHPGRGLGGPRARRSNMHFTSSSTGGLSSSQSSYSPSNREAMDPIAELLSQLSGVRRSAGGQLNSSGPSASQLQQLQMQLQLERQHAQAARQQLETARNATRRTNTSSVTTTITQSTATTNTANTESSQQTIQNSQFLLTRLNDPKMSETERQSMESERADRSLFVQELLLSTLVREESSSSDEDERGEMADFGAMGCVDIMPLDVALENLNLKESNKGNEPPPPPL is encoded by the exons gtGTCAGCTGTGATGcatgtttaaaaggaaattttcGAGGTCGCAGATACAAGTGTTTAATTTGCTACGATTACGATCTTTGTGCATCTTGTTATGAAAGTGGTGCAACAACAACAAGGCATACAACTGACCACCCAATGCAGTGCATATTAACAAGGGTAGATTTTG ATTTGTACTATGGTGGGGAAGCATTCTCCGTAGAACAGCCACAGTCTTTTACTTGTCCCTATTGTGGAAAAATGGGCTATACggagacatctcttcaagaacatgTTACTTCTGAACACGCAGAAACATCAACAGAAGTG ATTTGTCCAATATGTGCAGCGTTGCCTGGAGGCGATCCTAATCATGTCACGGATGACTTTGCAGCTCATCTTACACTTGAACACAGAGCCCCTAGAGATTTA GATGAGTCGAGCGGCGTCCGACATGTACGTAGAATGTTTCACCCTGGCCGGGGGCTAGGAGGTCCTCGTGCGCGCAGATCAAACATGCACTTTACTAGCAGTTCTACTGGTGGACTTTCTTCTTCTCAGAGTTCATATTCTCCAAGCAATAGGGAAGCCATGGATCCTATAGCTG agcttttatCTCAGTTATCGGGAGTGAGACGTTCTGCAGGAGGACAGCTGAACTCCTCTGGCCCTTCCGCTTCTCAGTTACAACAATTGCAGATGCAGCTGCAGCTCGAACGGCAGCATGCCCAGGCGGCACGGCAACAACTGGAGACCGCACGCAACGCAACCCGGCGCACTAACACAAGCAGTGTCACCACTACAATCACGCAATCCACGGCAACAACCAACACAGCTAACACAGAAAGCAGTCAGCAAACGATCCAGAACTCCCAGTTTCTTTTAACAAG GTTGAATGATCCTAAAATGTCTGAAACAGAGCGCCAGTCCATGGAAAGTGAGCGCGCAGACCGCAGCCTCTTTGTCCAAGAGCTCCTTCTGTCCACTTTAGTGCGCGAAGAGAGCTCGTCCTCAGACGAGGATGAACGGGGGGAAATGGCAGATTTTGGTGCTATGGGCTGTGTAGATATTATGCCTTTAGATGTTGCTTTAGAAAACCTAAATTTAAAAGAGAGTAATAAAGGAAATGAGCCTCCACCACCTCCTCTTTGA